The window GGTCGGTCATCGTGTCGGTGATGGCCTCGCCCTGCCAGAGATTTCTCGTCGGATTTTTAGGGTTCTGCGGGCCGCGATGGCCTGTGGCTTTGACGAACCCCAGATAGCGGCCGTTGGTCACTTCGAATTTATCGATAAAGAAGGTGTCCACAAACACGTCATGGCGCGGATACTCATCGCGCCCGCCATCCCGGTCCCCATGCGGGACCCCCATGGGAAAGGAGCCGGCCTGGACCTCGACCATCGGCGCGCCGTCTTTACCCGTCGGGGTCTTGGTCGGTTGGTCGGCGGCGAAGAGCGGGGATTGGTTCATCGAGAGGCAGAGCAGGGTCGCAACAAGAATCAATCGAAAAGACATGGCGGTGAACTCCTTGTTCAAGATCGAAAGCGGCCTCATCGTACCATAGCGGGAAGCGGAAGCGCAGCAGCCTAGCAGGATGCTGAAAAAGACCGCCAGCTTCGTTCTCGCTTCGCTCAGACCCTCAACGTACCCTCCGGGTACGATTCGGCCCTTCGCTCGCTGCGGCCTTGCTGGACGGCCTTTTTGAGCATCCTGTGGCGATTGCGGTTCCAGCACTGCGCGAAATATTTTCGCTATATTCCCCGCGCACACCGAGTTTTTCCGCAGCCTGCTAGACGGTGCAGAGAGTCCAATGGTCCTCCTCGTCCCCCTTGGGTTTTTAATTGACGGAGCCGAGGTGGCTCCCTACTATACGGGCACGATTACAATAGGGGTTAGCCATGGCTGTTCCGCTTCATCGAGGATTACGACATGTGGCGCTACGCGTCACGAATCTTGCTCGTTCCCGCACGTTCTACGAACAGTTGTTGGAGATGCAGGTGGTGTGGGAGCCGGACCAGGACAATGTCTATTTCAGCTCCGGCTCGGACAATTTCGCCTTACACCAGATTCCACCATCAGAGCTGGCGGCCTATCAACCGCTGAAGGGGCAATTGCTGGATCATGTTGGCGTCATTCTTGAAAGTCCCGAGGCAGTCGATCGGATGTATCGGGAGATTGAACCGCGCCTGCCGCAGCTGGGCGGACTGGTCGTGAAGCAGCCGAAGCAGCATCGAGACGGCAGCTATTCGTTTTATTTTTCCGACCCGGACGGGAACGTTATCCAGGCCCTGTATGAACCGAACATCAGCAAGCTGGAATGGGTAAAGGGTAAAACGTGAAATGTAATTCAGCCGCACACCTTTCACGTCTCACGCTTCACATTTCGCGATCATGAAAATCTGGGACAGCCTGCCGAAACATCAGTATCTCAGTCTGGCGCCCTGGTCCTGGGTGCAATTGGAGAGCGCCGAGGCTCCTGGGCCCTTTCCCTTTGTCGCAGGGGTGGCGCCGGAAGTCGTTGCCAGTCTCCAGGAAGCCCACAGCCTTCTCTCCAGCTCGATTGATACGGCCATTAGCGATGTCTTTTCCAAACGGGCTCCGGTGGACGATCCGGATCGCCAGAGACGATTGGAAGATGCCTATGCGGAAGTGATCAGCACTCGCCCCTATCTGCAACAGCATATTCGCTGCGGGCGAAAGCCTGACGGTACCTTTCAATGGGAGTTTCCGACCGACCCCACCAAATCC of the Nitrospirota bacterium genome contains:
- a CDS encoding VOC family protein, which translates into the protein MAVPLHRGLRHVALRVTNLARSRTFYEQLLEMQVVWEPDQDNVYFSSGSDNFALHQIPPSELAAYQPLKGQLLDHVGVILESPEAVDRMYREIEPRLPQLGGLVVKQPKQHRDGSYSFYFSDPDGNVIQALYEPNISKLEWVKGKT